CTGGCTCGCTCCCGGGAGTGGAAACACCCACAGAGCACGGGCGGAAACCCTCCTTGCAACACACGAAGCACTCTCACCAACCGCTCCTGATGAGCCGTTTTTCAAGATGATGAAGCTGCGTCGCCTCCGCCGTCTACTGCCAACTGATGCACAAGTCGTGTTCTGCACACCACTGTCCGACGCCTACGCCACAATCGTCGCTCGCCGACTGAACGCCCACGGACATCACGTGACGGTTCTCAGTCCCGATCCAACTGCCCAGCGCACAGAACAAGTGGATGAAACTGAAGCGATGGGCCAGACGGACCGAACAGCCGGCCAGACCCTCGGACGAATCGATCGGTCGCTTCGGTGTTCGTCGCTGCGGGACGATGGCATTCGCGTTGTCGATTGGGGCACAGAGCCGCTCCAAACTGCTATCGATGGGGCAGCACAACGGTGGTCGGCGTGACAGCAACGGCGATCGAGACGCGTCCCACGCGGCTCGGCATCGGTCTCACGGGCTTGTTCGCTATCGTGGCTGTGCTCGCAACCGTGATCCCACTCGCACTCATTCCAAATCTGATCGGAACGCTCCTCGTCGTTGCCGGCACCGTTCGTGGGACGAGAGCCATCGTAACGGTCGGCGCGGGGGGACTCGTGATCGGCGTCATCGTCGCTGGGCTCGCGGGAGTTGAACCCGAACCGCTGTTGATTGCGACGGCTGCGGCCGTCCTCGCGTGGGACGCCGGAATGCAGGCAATTGACCTCGGAGAGACGCTCGGTCGGACGGCAGATACCTCGCGTGCGCTCGTCGTCCACGTCGCAGCCAGCACGATAACCGCTGCCGTCATCGCTGGACTCGGATACGCCGTCTATCGCATCGTCGGCAGCGGTCAACCTGTTACGGCACTCGTGTTGTTGCTCTTCGGTGCGATCGTTCTCAGTGCCGCGTTTAGGGGCTGAGAACTCGTGTTCGACGGATTCCAGAAGCTCCCACTTAGCGTGCAATACGCGACAACACTGTTGCTTCGATCTTCTGGAGATGTTCACCAACTGTTGCAACACTAAGCTCCATCGCTTCGGCGATATCGTTGATGACGGCGTTTCGCGGAACTTCGTAGTAGCCCAGTTCGACAGCTGTGCTCAAAATCTCGCGCTGGCGTTCAGTCAACAACGAGCCGAGACGACGATGTTCGGGCCGATATTCGCCCATCTGTTCGAGTTCGATCGACACAATCTCCGATGCTGTGGTGAGAGCCTGACGCAAGGGTTCGTGCGCTCCGATACACGTCATCCGAATGCGGTTGTCGGTCAGAAATTCGATCGGCATATCAATAATGATCTCGGCTTCGTGGAAGATCGGGAGAAAGGACTTCAGAGGCTCTTGCACCACACAATGAATGTACGCGAGTCCATCTCCGTGCTCGGGAACATCGTACTGAAGCACGTTCGGGGCCCTGTCACAGCGTTCCCTTAGGCGATCGAGATCGCCACGGAACTGAGACAGCATGACGATCGTCCCGTCTGAGAGGACATTGAAGTG
The nucleotide sequence above comes from Halocatena marina. Encoded proteins:
- a CDS encoding helix-turn-helix domain-containing protein; amino-acid sequence: MTVVVDVEEAPTSPDAPSVAEPGVIRECLYHFNVLSDGTIVMLSQFRGDLDRLRERCDRAPNVLQYDVPEHGDGLAYIHCVVQEPLKSFLPIFHEAEIIIDMPIEFLTDNRIRMTCIGAHEPLRQALTTASEIVSIELEQMGEYRPEHRRLGSLLTERQREILSTAVELGYYEVPRNAVINDIAEAMELSVATVGEHLQKIEATVLSRIAR